The genomic window CAACGACGCGCAGAAGACGATGGGCGTGATCACGCTCGCGCTCATCACCGTCGGGTGGCAGTCCTCGGATCAGCCGCAGCTGTGGGTCATCTTCGCGTGCGCCGTGACGATCGCGCTCGGCACCTACATGGGCGGCTGGCGCATCATCCGCACCCTCGGCAAGGGCCTCACCGACGTCAAGCCGGCGCAGGGCTTCTCGGCCGAGGCGTCGACCGCGTCGACCATCCTCGCCTCGAGCGCCCTCGGCTTCGCGCTGTCGACGACGCAGGTCGCCTCCGGCTCGGTCATCGGCTCGGGTCTCGGCCGGCGCGGCTCGAAGGTGCGCTGGCGCACCGTCGGTCGCATCATGATCGGCTGGCTGCTGACGCTCCCGGCCGCCGGCGCCGTCGGCGCGCTCTTCGCACTCATCGTGGTGTGGCTCGGGCAGGTCGTGGGGGTGCTGGTGGGAGCCATCGCCGCCGTCATCATCATCCTGGCGATCTTCCTGCGCTCCCGCCGCAACGAGGTCAACGCCGCCAACGCGATGAGCGAGGTGGCCGAGTCCGGACGCGCCGTGAAGGTCAAGCGCAACCCGCCGCCCACCCGCCGCCACCGCGCGCTCCTGCGCGAGCAGGCAGGGAACGACACGACGGCGACGAAGGATGCCGCGACAGGCGCCCGCGCCGACGAACGGAAGGGCGACCAGTGAGCTTCTCGATCGATTGGGTCGCCTTCCTGCAGGTCTTCGCAGCGGCCCTGCTCGCCGCGGTGGTGGTCGTCGGCTTCTACGCCCTCGGGCTGCGGCTGCTGGTGCGCGCCGGGCGGGCTCCCGTCGTCGCCCCGGCGGAGTTCACCGACGCCATCACCGTCATCTCCGAGAAGCAGGCGCGCCGGGCGGCGAAGGCCGCAGCGAAGGCCGCGACTCGCAGCCCGCTGACCGATGGCCAGAAGCGTCTTGCGCTCGTCGGGGCGTACGCCTCGTTCGCGGTGTGCGCGGGCGCGGTGCTGTTCGGCCTGCTGCTCATCGTCTTCAACCACTGACCGGATCGGGCGTCGGAGCCCTCGCCTAGACTCGGCGCCATGCAGCCCCCGAAACCCGTGCAGTTCGGCATCCACCCGCCGGCCCGTCGAACCCTCGTGCACCTGAGCGACACCCACCTGCTGGGCGGTGACGCCAGGCTCGGCGGGCGCTTCGACGTGGGCCGTAACCTCGAGGCGACGCTCGCCGCAGTCGAGCGGCTGGGTGTGCGGCCCGACGCGCTGGTCTTCACCGGCGATCTCACCGATCTGGGGGAGCCCGAGGCGTATCGCGCCCTGCGGGCCGCGGTCGAGCCGGTCGCCGAGCGGCTGCAGACACCCGTGATCTGGGTGGCCGGAAACCACGACGAACGGCCCGAGCTGCGCCGCGACCTCTTGGGGCTCGAGGCGAGCGAGGAGCCGGTGACCGGCGTCTGGGACCTGGGCGGACTGCGCCTCGTCGCCCTCGACACCAGCGTGCCGGGGTGGCACCACGGCGACCTCGACGCGGCGCAGCTGGAGTGGCTCCGCGACGTGCTGCGCGAGCCGGCGCCGCTGGGCACCCTGCTGGCGATGCACCACCCGCCCCTCCCCAGCCACATCCCGCTGTTCGACATCCTCGAGCTGCGCCACCAGGACGCTCTGGCCGACGTCGTCCGCGGCAGCGACGTGCGCGGCATCCTCGCCGGACACCTGCACTACTCGACGCACGGCACGTTCGCCGGAGTTCCCGTCAGCGTCGCCTCGGCCACCTGCTACACGATGAACCTGCAGCGGCCGCCGGCGCAGGTGAACGGCATGGATGCCGGGCAGTCCTTCCACCTCGTGCACGTCTACGACGACACGGTGACCCACGCCGTCGTCCCGGTCGCCGAGGCGCCCACCGGCGACTTCTTCTCGCCGGAATGGGTCGCCGAGATGGCGCGGCTGACACCCGAGGAGCGGCTGCAGGCGTTCTCGCGCAAGCCCGCCCGCTGAGGGCGACCGGCGGGGGCGGCCGGCGCCCACAGGTAGGCTCGTGGCATCCCATCACACCGCTGTGAGCACCCACGAGGACGCATCATGCCACTGGACGACACCCCCGCCACCCGCACCGAGACCGACTCCCTGGGCTCGGTGGAGATCCCCGCCGACGCGTACTGGGGGGTGCATACGGCCCGGGCGCTGGAGAACTTCCCGATCTCGCAGCGGCCGATCTCGGTCTACCGCGACCTCGTCTGCGCGCTGGCGATGGTCAAGCAGGCATCCGCCCGCGCGAACGCCGAGATCGGGGCGCTCGACCCCGAGCGCGCCCGCCTCATCGACGCGGCGGCGCAGCGCGTCATCGACGGCGAGTTCCACGACCAGTTCGTCGTGGGCGTGGTGCAGGGCGGCGCCGGAACGTCGACGAACATGAACGCGAACGAGGTCATCACCAACATCGCGCTCGAGATGGCAGGGCGGCCGAAGGGCGACTACGCGTTCCTCTCGCCGATCGACCACACCAACCGCAGCCAGTCGACGAACGACGTCTACCCGACGGCCATCAAGGTGGGTCTGGGACTGGACCTGCGCACGCTGCTCGAGGAGCTCGACCTTCTCCGTCAGGCGTTCCTGGCCAAGGCGGTCGAGTTCCACGACGTGCTGAAGGTCGGTCGCACGCAGCTGCAGGACGCCGTGCCGATGACGCTCGGGCAGGAGTTCAACGGCTTCGCCACGACCCTGGGCGAGGACCACGCGCGACTGACCGAGAACGCCTCGCTGCTGTACGAGATCAACATGGGCGCCACCGCGATCGGCACCGGCATCACGACGCACCCCGACTATTCCCGCGCCGTGCTGCGGCACCTGCGCGAGATCTCGGGACTCGACCTCGAGACGGCCGTCGACCTCGTCGAGTCCACGAGCGACACCGGCTCGTTCATGTCGTTCTCCTCGTCGCTCAAGCGCAACGCCATCAAGCTGTCGAAGATCAGCAACGACCTGCGGCTGCTCTCCAGCGGCCCGCAGGCCGGGTTCGGCGAGATCAACCTGCCCGCGCGGCAGGCAGGATCGAGCATCATGCCCGGCAAGGTCAACCCGGTCATCCCCGAGGTCGTGAACCAGGTCGCGTTCTCGGTCGCGGGCGCCGACCTCACCGTCACGATGGCCGTCGAGGGCGGGCAGCTGCAGCTGAACGCATTCGAGCCGATCATCGCGCACTCGCTCTTCCAGTCGATAACCTGGATGCGCCGCGCCATGCGCACGCTGCGGGTCAACTGCGTCGACGGCATCACGGCGAACCGCGAACGCCTCGGAGCGATGGTGGGGTCGTCGGTGGGGGTCGTCACCGCGCTCACGCCCTTCATCGGCTACGCGGCATCCGCCGCTCTGGCCAAGACCGCACTGCTGACGGGCCACAACGTGGGGGATCTCGTGGTCGAGGCGGGCCTCATGAGCCGCGACGAGGTGGACAAGCAGCTCTCGCCCGCGCGGCTGTCGGGGCTCGAGGCGATCACGGCGGCCATCCCGGTTCAGCAGGCCGCCGATAGCATAATCGACGCCTGAATGGGGAGATTTGTCGCAATTTATCGGTGAACGCTAGCGTTTTCTCATCCGGGACACGCCGGCGCATCAAGGAGCAGACATGTCCGATCAGAACCCCCCTCAGCCGCCCACGCCTTCGGCCGGGCAGCCCCCGTACCAGCCGCCGGCGGCGCCGTCCGCATCCCCCGCGTACGGTGCTGCGCCCGCCTACGGTGCGGCACCGGCGTACGACCCGAGCGGTGCCCCCGCTGGCCCCGGTGAGCCCGTGCCCGGAAAGACGCTGGGCATCGTCGCCTTCGTGCTGTCGTTCTTCGCACAGCTGTTCGGCCTCATCCTCGGCATCGTCGCGTACGTGCAGAGCAAGAAAGCCGGCGTCAAGAACACGTGGGCGCTCGCGGCCATCATCATCAGCAGCGTGCTGATGGTGCTGAGCATCGTCATCGCCATCGTGGTCTTCACATCGGTGCTCGGCGCGGCTGACGCTGCGTGCGACGACCTCGGCCCCGGCGTCTGGCAGCTGGTCGACGGCTCGACCATCACCTGCGACTGACACCCGTGTCGATCGGCCCCCGTGCGCTGCGGCGTGCGGGGGTCAGTCGTTGATGCGGCAGTGCGTCGTGAGCTCGCCGATGCCGTCGATGCCCACGGTGACGGTGGAGCGGTCGCGCAGGAAGATCTGCGGGTCCCGGGAGTAGCCGGCGCCCCCGGGACTCCCGGTGGAGATGAGGGTGCCCGGCAGGAGGGTCGCCGACGACGACAGGTGCGACACGAGGGTGGCGACCGAGCGGATCATCTGCCCCGTCGTGGCATCCTGCACGATGCGGCCGTCGACGTTCGCCCAGATGTGCAGGTCCTGCGGGTCGGGGATCTCGTCGGCGGTCACCACGAACGGGCCGGTGGGGGTGAAGCCGTCGAACGACTTGCAACGCGACCACTGCGCCTCGGAGAACTGGATGTCGCGCGCGGTGATGTCGTTGACCACCGTGTAGCCCCACACGTGATCGAGCGCCGTCTCGGGTGAGACGTCCTTCGCGGGACGGCCGATGATGACGCCGAGCTCCGCCTCGTAGTCGACCGACTCGCTGAGGGAGCGCGGCCACGACGTCGTCGCCCGATGCGAGGTGAGGGAGTTCGGCCACAGCACGAAGACCGTCGGGGCGGTGTCGGCCTTGAGTCCGAGCTCGCTGGAGTGGGCGGCGTAGTTCAGGCCGATCGCCAGGATCACGGGCGGCGCCAGCACCGCGGAGGCGAAGGAGGAGCCGGCCAGCGGATGCCACGACGTGGCGGAATCGGCGGCGTCGCGCACGCGCGCGAGCAGGTCGTCGCCGCCGTCGATGAGGTTCTGTAGCAGGCGGGGCGCACCGGGGAACAGGTCCTCGGTGATGAGGGCCTCGTCGCCCCGGACGACGGCCAGCCGGGGCGGCGCGCCCGCGGCGGTGATCACGTGGGCGAAGCGCATCCCTTCAGGCTAGCGGTCTCGGCAGCGGGCGATCGGCGACCCGGCGCGCCCCTAGGCTGTCGGTCGTGCCGTACACCTCTGCGCTTTCCCAGCCGCATCCCGGGCATGCCGCGACCATCGCGCCCGCGCCGTCGTCGCCTCCCGCGCTGCCCGTGCCGCCGCGCAAGGGGCGAAGCGCCCCGATCTGGATCGTCGGCATCCTGGTGCTGCTGCTGATCGGACTGGCGGCCTACTTCCTGACCTTCCTCGGAACCGCAGCGTCCGTGATCGGTATGGTGCTCGCGGTCGTCCCCTTCGTCGGTGTGCTTCTCGCGGTACGCATGGTCGACCGCTGGGAGCCCGAGCCCCGCTCCCTGGTCGTGCTCGCCATCGCGTGGGGGGCGATCGCGTCCGTCGTCATCTCCCTCGCCGTGGACCTGGTGATCACCCTGGCGATCGGCAATGACGGGTCGCTGGGGCGCGAGGCCTTCTCGTCGGTCGTGCAGGCCCCCGTGGTGGAAGAAGTGGCCAAGGGGCTGGGTCTGCTGCTCATCTTCGCCGTCGGACGCCGCGCGTTCGACGGACCGGTGGACGGAATCGTCTACGGAGCGCTCGTCGGCGCGGGGTTCGCCTTCACCGAGAACATCCTCTACTTCGCCTCCAGCCTCATCGAGGGAGGCTTCGCCGAGACCACGGTGACGTTCTTCGTCCGCGGCATCCTGTCGCCGTTCGCGCACGTGATGTTCACCGCGGTGACGGGATACGCCCTCGGCCGCGCCGCCCGGAACGGGGCGTCGGTGGGTGCGGCGCTGGGTCCCTGGGCAGTCGGCCTCGTCGGTGCGATCCTGCTCCACGCCCTGTGGAACGGCTCCGCCCTGTTCGCGGATTTCTTCGCCCTGTACACGACCCTGCAGATGCCGCTGTTCGTCCTGTTCATCGCGGGGGTGCTGCTGCTGCGTCGCGAAGAGGCGCGGCTGACGCGTGCGCGGCTGGCGGACTACGCCGCAGCCGGCTGGTTCACCGCGGGCGAGGTCGACATGCTCGCCACGGGGGCGGGTCGTCGTCGCGCCATGGCCTGGGCGCGCACGCTGCCGGGAGGAAGAGCCGACACCATGAAGGCCTTCATCTCGGATGCCACGGCGCTCGCCGCGGCCCGGCAGCGGGCGCTGTCGGGCAGGGACGCGCACGCGGTCGAGGACGAGCACGTCTTCCTCGCCCGTGCGGTCGCGGCGCGGGCGGCACTGTTCGCGCGGTAGTCCGGCGGGCGGAGGGCGGTGGAGCCGACCGTGCCCGTCAACGGCTCAGCGCCCGGTGCCGCGGCGATGCCTGCGTGTCTCCCGAGCGCTGAGTCGATATATCCCAATGATCCCCCCGCCTGCGAAGGGTGTCAAGCGAGCGTGGCGCGTTGACCGCGCCCAGCGCCTCGGGTTGGATGGGGGGATGACTGACAACCGAAGCAAGCCCGAGTTCGACGCCCCGACGGGGCCGGCTCCCTCCGAGCTGGTCATCCGTGACCTCATCGTCGGCGACGGCCCCGAGGCGAAGCCCGGCGACACCGTCACCGTCCACTACGCGGGTGTGGAGTACGACACCGGCGAAGAGTTCGACTCCTCGTGGAGCCGCGGCGAGAGCATCCAGTTCCCGCTGCGCGGCCTCATCCAGGGCTGGCAGGACGGCATTCCCGGCATGAAGGTCGGCGGTCGTCGCGAGCTGATCATCCCGCCGCACCTGGCCTACGGACCGGCCGGGGGTCACTTCCTCGGTGGCAAGACCCTCGTCTTCATCATCGATCTGCTCGCCGTCGGCTGAGCACCGGATCGACCCTGCGGAGGGGCGGATGCCACGGCATCCGCCCCTCCTGTCGTGTCCGGGCGTGTGCAGGCCGGGACCTTGAGCGCATCCGGCACCGCGGGTACGTTGGCCCCCTGCGAGGCTGTTGGCATCGACCGGGTGAGTGAGGTGCACGTGAACTTCGGAATCAGCATCCTGTTCCGTGCCATTCCGCTCCTGATGGGAGCGGTCTGCCTCAGCTTCGGCTGGTACGTCTTCGCCGGGGGCGACGACCCTGCCCACCGGACGGCGGGCCATGTGCTGATGGCATTGACGGCTATCTGCATCGCGCTGTTCACCACCGCCGCGATGATCATCCGCCAGCTGACCCGCACCTTCGCGCCGATCTGGAAGGTGGTCCTGCCGGTGCTCGGCTACGGGGTCGCCGTCGCGACCGCTATCTGGGGGCTGGTCATCCGCGGCGGGGCATCGAACGCCGACTTCGTCGCCGGGCACGTCGTGTTCGGCGTGGGGCTGATCGCGGCGTGCGTCACGACCGTCGCGGTCGCCTCGAGCGCCTTCACCCTGATCACGGCCAATGCGGCACGCCGGCATGAGGACGGCGCTCCGTCCGGGGCGTACGGCAGGGCCGTCATGCTGGGACTGATCTGCATCCCGGCGACGGCTGCACTCGTGCTGGTCGTCTGGGCGGCGATCCTGCTCACCGATTCGGCCGAGGCGCCCCGCTACATCGCCGGCCACGTCATGATCGGCCTTGCGGCCATCTGCGCCAGCCTCATCTCCCTGGTCGCCACGGTCAGCAGGCAGGTGCGCAACGAGTTCGATGAGCCCGAGCGCTGGGCGTGGACGATGTGGGTGCTGGCCATGGGCAGCGTCGCCGTCGTCTGGGGACTCGTGGTGCTGTTCGCCTCGGACCGCCCCGAGCGCCTTGCGCCGGGCTGCGTCCTCATCGGGTTGGGCATGATCTGCTACAGCATCGTCTCCAAGGTCTTCCTGCTGGCGGCGGTGTGGCGGCGGCGTTTCGTGCTGGCGAACCGGGTGCCCCTCATCCCGATTTTCACCTGCCTGGCGTGCCTGTTCTTCGCGGCCTTCTTGGCAGAGGCTGCCACGACCGACCCCGGGCTCTTCATCCCCGCGCGCGTGCTGACCGGCTTGGGGGCGGTGTGCTTCACGCTGTTCTCCATCGTGTCGATTCTGGAAGCGGGCACCTCAGTGAAGTCGTGACGGCTGATTTTCATTCACGGGAATGGATATGGCGGCACCGTCGTTGGCTCCGGAAGACCGCCGGACAGCCCGGCCAGATGGAGGACACCATGACCGAAGCGACGAACGCGACCACGACCGAAATTCCCGGCTACAAGGCCGGCACCTGGGTGCTCGACCCCTCGCACAGCGAGGTCTCGTTCAGCGTGCGCCACATGATGATCTCGAAGGTGCGCGGGACGTTCGACGTGAAGAGCGGCACGATCGTCGCCCCGGAGAACCCGCTCGGTGTGCGCGTGACGGCCTCGGCCGACGTCGCCTCGGTGAACACCAAGGACGAGGGGCGCGACGCGCACCTGCGCTCGGCGGAGTTCTTCGACGCCGAGAACCACCCCACGCTCGACTTCGTCTCGAACGGTGCGCGCCTGGTCGACGGCGACTTCCTGATCGACGGCGATCTGACCATCCGCGGCATCACGCGCCCGGTGACCTTCGAGGTCGAGTTCGGCGGCTTCGGCACCGACCCGTGGGGCAACTACAAGGCCGGCGCCACAGCCAAGACCGTCATCAACCGCGAGGACTTCGGCCTCACCTGGAACGCCGCGCTCGAGACCGGCGGTGTGCTGGTCGGCAAGGACGTCACCATCACGCTCGACCTGCAGGGTTCCTTCCAGGAGTGACGAGCGGGGCGGATGCCGCACGCGTGCAGCTCATGCGGCATCCGCCCGCCGCCGCCCGAGGCGCAGGCGGTTCTGCGCCAGCAGGATGCCGAGGAACACCAGCACCGCCCCGGCGGGCTCGTTCCAGTGGAGCTTCTCGCCCAGCAGCGCCACGCCCAGAGCGACGCCCACGACCGGCGTGATGTAGGTCACCGTCGACGCGCGGGTGGGACCCCACGCGCGCAGCACGTTCTGGTTCCAGATGTAGGCGATGCCCGTTCCCACGCAGCCGAGGGTGACCAGGCTCAGCGTGATCCAGATGTCCAGGTGCACCGGGGTGCGGGCGACGACCGGTGTGAGAGCGAGCATGATGATCGCTGCGATCCCGATGTTGAGGAACGAGAAGACCAGCGCGCTCATGCCCGAGTCCGCGACGAAGCGGCGCATGTACGCGAGGCTGAAGCCGTAGCAGGCCGTCGCGCCGAGGATCGCGAGCTGCGCGAGCAGGCTCTGCGTCAGATCGAGCCCCTGCCATGGCGCGATGATCACCATGACCCCGGCGACGCCGACGAGGATGCCGGCGATCTGCGCGGCCTTCAGCCGCTCGACGCGGAACACCGCCCAGGCCATGAGAGCGGTCATGATCGGCGTCGTCGCGTTGTAGATGCTCGCGAGACCGGAGGTGACGAACTGCTGCGCCCACGAGAAGAGCAGAAACGGCACGACGCAGAACGACAGCGCCAGCACCGTCATGTGACCCCATACGCGGAGGCGACGGGGAAGGCGCTCTCGCCGCAGCGCGACGAACACGCCGAGGGTCAGCGCGCCGAGCACCAGGCGCGCCCAGACGACCTGCGCGGGGGAGACCCCCTCGAGCGCGACCTTCATGAAGAGGAAGCTCGACCCCCAGATGATGCCGGTGAGCACGAACTGCGCGGTCAGCGCTGCCGCCCCCGGTTGGCGCGGCGGCGTCGCGGGTGCCGCGGCGGGCGCGGCCGGGGCGATGATCGGAACGGGTGCGGTGCTCACGCGGTGACTCTAGACCCGGGGCGGGACACCAGCAGCCGGCGGCGGGTGCGACGACCGAAATCCGCCGACGAACGTCCGGATCCCTGCGGCGGGTCGTGGCGGCGCAGGCGGGACGCTGACGGTGCCGCCGGGCTGGTAGACTATCGAGGTTGCCGTTAGATCGGCCGCGGATAAAGAGAGCCCACGCATCAGGCGTCGGGCGCCGCGCAACGAGCAGAGAGGGGATCACCTATGGCACTGGAAGCAGACGTCAAGAAGGCGATCATCGAAGAGTACGCGACGCACCCCGGTGACACCGGATCCCCCGAGGTGCAGGTCGCGATGCTGACGCAGCGCATCAAGGACCTCACCGAGCACCTCAAGGAGCACAAGCACGACCACCACTCGCGTCGTGGGCTGTTCCTGCTCGTCGGTCAGCGCCGTCGTCTGCTCGGCTACCTCCAGGACATCGACATCGCGCGCTACCGCTCGCTGATCGAGCGTCTCGGACTCCGCCGCTAAGGCATCGCAGCCAGCGTTCAATCGCGCAAAACTTCTTGAGGGCCGTCCCAGGTGTGGGGCGGCCCTCGTCGTTCGTGACCGGCTCAGTCGCGTCGGCGCGGGCCGGACCCTCCCGATCGCGGCGCCTCGGGCGTGCGGCGTGAACCGGTGGGGTCGCTGTCGCGTCCCTCGCGGGCCGCGAGCGCGGGGTCGGCGAAGAGCCAGCGCGGCCGAGGCTCGACGAACGGGCGGAAGACCGTGCGCACGGGCCGCGTCGCGAGGCCGAGCGCGACCGCCACCGACAGCACCGCCACCACCGGCAGCCAGAACCACGTGGGATCCAGCTGCTGCAGCACCCCCGACTCGCGGAAGGGGTAGAGCACGAACGAGTGCAGCAGGTAGATGTACATCGTGTACTGGCCGAAGCGGGTCCACCACCGGTCCCGGCGGGGCACGAGCAGCAGGAAAGCCGCCGTGAGGATCAGCGCGATCCCCATGAGCAGCAGGCGCACACCACCCGCCCACCACTGGGCGGCGCCGAGCTCGGCATAGCCGGTGTCGTAGAACATCCACGCCCTCAAGTCGAGCGTGCGCCACTCTTCGACGAAAGACCACGCCGCCCAGGCCGCGACGGAGAAGACGGCGACCGCGCCGGCCACGAGCCACCAGGGCCGGGGGCGCAGCAGGTCGAAGCGCGCGATGACGTCGCGGTCGCGCAGCCACCAGCCGAGCGTGAAGAAGAACAGCAGCCCGAGGGTGCGCGCCAGCGAGAAGGTCGAGTCGAGGTTGGGAAGGTATCCGGCGCCGATCGAAATGGCCGCCGTCCACAGCAGAGGCCGTTTGAGCAGAGCCAGATAAGGCAGCACCACGCGGAAGATGCCGAGGGCCAGCAGGAACCACAGTGTCCACGACGGCTGCGTGGGATTGGGATTGGCGGCCCCTTCGACGAGCCACTTCGTCAGCGTCCAGAGGCCTTCGAAGATCAGGTAGGGCACCAGGATGTCGGTGATGACGCGCGCCATCTGGCGCTCGCCCGGCGCGCCGGCTTTGGAGAAGTAGCCCGAGATGATCGCGAACGCGGGCATGTGGAACGCGTAGACGAGCAGGTATGCCGCCTGGGCGAGGTCCGAATCGTAGGTCAGACGCTGCGTCGCGTGGCCGAACACCACCAGCACGATGCACGCGAAGCGGGCGTTGTCCCAGAAGGGCACGCGCCGCTTCGGTCGCGGGGCGCCCGCCTTCGGCCGGGCCGATGCCGATCCACCGCCGTCGTGTGCTGCCTCGTCCATCGCGGGCCACACTACCTGCGGTACTGCGGGCATCACCGGGGCGTGCGCACGCGGGAATAACCTGGTAGCGCACGCGTTGCACGCGATACATTCATTTGCATAGAACGGGTGCCCACCGGCATCCGGGAGCGGAGAGCGACCGTGGACGACATGAGCACCGGCACACAGATGCAGTTCGGCATCTTCACCGTGAGCGACATCACCCAGGACCCGACCACGGGGCGCACCCCCAGCGAGGCGGAGCGGATCCAGGCGACCCTGACGATCGCCGAGCACGCCGAGCAGGTGGGCCTTGACGTCTTCGCTCTGGGGGAGCACCACAACCCGCCGTTCTGGTCGTCCTCGCCCACCACGACGCTGGCGTACATCGCCGCACGCACGCGGCGGCTGATCCTGTCGACGGCGACGACCCTCATCACCACGAACGACCCGGTGAAGATCGCCGAGGACTACGCGATGCTGCAGCACGTCTCCGGCGGGCGCATGGACCTCATGCTCGGCCGTGGCAACACCGGGCCGGTGTACCCGTGGTTCGGCAAGGACATCCGGCAGGGCCTGCCACTGGCGGTGGAGAACTACGCCCTGCTGCACAAGCTGTGGCGAGAGGACGTCGTGGACTGGGAGGGGAAGTTCCGCACGCCGCTGCAGGGCTTCACGTCGACCCCGCGCCCCCTCGACGGCGTCGCGCCGTTCGTCTGGCACGGCTCGATCCGCACTCCCGAGATCGCGGAGCAGGCTGCGTACTACGGCGACGGCTTCTTCGCCAACAACATCTTCTGGCCCGCCGAGCACTACCAGCGCCTCATCGACCTGTACCGGCAGCGCTATGCCCACTACGGGCACGGCACCCCGCAGCAGGCGATCGTGGGCCTGGGCGGCCAGGCGTTCATGGCGAAGAACTCGCAGGATGCCGTCGCGCAGTTCCGGCCGTACTTCGACAACGCGCCGGTCTACGGTCACGGCCCGTCGCTCGAGGACTTCAGCGAGATGACCCCGCTGACGGTCGGCTCGCCGCAGCAGGTCATCGACCGCTACGCCGGCATGCGCGACATCTTCGGCGACTACCAGCGGCAGCTCTTCCTGATGGACCACGCCGGGCTTCCGCTGAAGACGGTGCTCGAGCAGCTCGACTTCCTCGGTGGGGAGGTGGTGCCGGTGCTGCGTCGGGAGTTCGCTCAGGGCCGGCCGGCCGACGTGCCCGATGCCCCCACCCACGCGGCCCGCGTGGCCGCGGTCTACGGCGACGCCGCCCCGCGCGAGGCGCGGCCGCGTGCCAATCGCGGCGACAACCTCAGCGGACCCTCGCCCTATCAGGACGCGCCCAGCGGCGCCGCCTTCGGCCTGAGCGGGGGCGCCCGATGAGCGACCGCCGCATCGCCGTGATCTCGGCAGGTCTGTCGAACCCGTCCTCGACGCGCATGCTCGCCGACAAGCTCGCCGCGGCCACCCGGCGCGAGCTCCTGGACCGCGGCGAGGATGTGCGCATCGACACCGTGGAGCTGCGCGATCTCGCCCACGACATCACGAACAATCTGCTGACCGGGTTTGCGCCGCCGGCATTGGAGGCGGCGGTGAACACGGTGGTGTCGGCGGACGGCCTCATCGCGGTCACGCCGATCTTCTCGACCAGCTACTCGGGGCTGTTCAAGTCATTCATCGACATCCTCGACCGCGACGCGCTCACCGGCATGCCCGTGCTCATCGGCGCGAACGCCGGCACCCCGCGCCATTCGCTTGCGCTCGACTACGCCATCCGGCCGCTGTTCACCTACCTGCACGCCGAGCCCGTGTCGACGGGGGTGTTCGCCGCGTCCAGCGACTGGGGCGCACCGGTCGACGACATCGCTCCGCTCGCGACGCGCGTGGACCGAGGGGCGCGGGAACTCGCCGAGGCGGTGGCGCGCCGCACGACGCGCGGCGAGGGGGACCCGTTCGACCCGGCCACGTACCTCGGCCGGGGTCGCTCGTTCGGTCACCTGCTGGGCGGGCTCGCGGGGGAGTGACCCGAACGACCGGCCGAGTGCTGCCGGCACGTCACTGGTAGCGTCGGGTCACGGTGTCCACCCGGACCGCGCAA from Microbacterium sp. zg-Y625 includes these protein-coding regions:
- a CDS encoding FKBP-type peptidyl-prolyl cis-trans isomerase, whose translation is MTDNRSKPEFDAPTGPAPSELVIRDLIVGDGPEAKPGDTVTVHYAGVEYDTGEEFDSSWSRGESIQFPLRGLIQGWQDGIPGMKVGGRRELIIPPHLAYGPAGGHFLGGKTLVFIIDLLAVG
- a CDS encoding DUF2776 domain-containing protein — protein: MSEVHVNFGISILFRAIPLLMGAVCLSFGWYVFAGGDDPAHRTAGHVLMALTAICIALFTTAAMIIRQLTRTFAPIWKVVLPVLGYGVAVATAIWGLVIRGGASNADFVAGHVVFGVGLIAACVTTVAVASSAFTLITANAARRHEDGAPSGAYGRAVMLGLICIPATAALVLVVWAAILLTDSAEAPRYIAGHVMIGLAAICASLISLVATVSRQVRNEFDEPERWAWTMWVLAMGSVAVVWGLVVLFASDRPERLAPGCVLIGLGMICYSIVSKVFLLAAVWRRRFVLANRVPLIPIFTCLACLFFAAFLAEAATTDPGLFIPARVLTGLGAVCFTLFSIVSILEAGTSVKS
- a CDS encoding YceI family protein: MTEATNATTTEIPGYKAGTWVLDPSHSEVSFSVRHMMISKVRGTFDVKSGTIVAPENPLGVRVTASADVASVNTKDEGRDAHLRSAEFFDAENHPTLDFVSNGARLVDGDFLIDGDLTIRGITRPVTFEVEFGGFGTDPWGNYKAGATAKTVINREDFGLTWNAALETGGVLVGKDVTITLDLQGSFQE
- a CDS encoding DMT family transporter, which translates into the protein MSTAPVPIIAPAAPAAAPATPPRQPGAAALTAQFVLTGIIWGSSFLFMKVALEGVSPAQVVWARLVLGALTLGVFVALRRERLPRRLRVWGHMTVLALSFCVVPFLLFSWAQQFVTSGLASIYNATTPIMTALMAWAVFRVERLKAAQIAGILVGVAGVMVIIAPWQGLDLTQSLLAQLAILGATACYGFSLAYMRRFVADSGMSALVFSFLNIGIAAIIMLALTPVVARTPVHLDIWITLSLVTLGCVGTGIAYIWNQNVLRAWGPTRASTVTYITPVVGVALGVALLGEKLHWNEPAGAVLVFLGILLAQNRLRLGRRRADAA
- the rpsO gene encoding 30S ribosomal protein S15, whose product is MALEADVKKAIIEEYATHPGDTGSPEVQVAMLTQRIKDLTEHLKEHKHDHHSRRGLFLLVGQRRRLLGYLQDIDIARYRSLIERLGLRR
- a CDS encoding acyltransferase family protein, with product MDEAAHDGGGSASARPKAGAPRPKRRVPFWDNARFACIVLVVFGHATQRLTYDSDLAQAAYLLVYAFHMPAFAIISGYFSKAGAPGERQMARVITDILVPYLIFEGLWTLTKWLVEGAANPNPTQPSWTLWFLLALGIFRVVLPYLALLKRPLLWTAAISIGAGYLPNLDSTFSLARTLGLLFFFTLGWWLRDRDVIARFDLLRPRPWWLVAGAVAVFSVAAWAAWSFVEEWRTLDLRAWMFYDTGYAELGAAQWWAGGVRLLLMGIALILTAAFLLLVPRRDRWWTRFGQYTMYIYLLHSFVLYPFRESGVLQQLDPTWFWLPVVAVLSVAVALGLATRPVRTVFRPFVEPRPRWLFADPALAAREGRDSDPTGSRRTPEAPRSGGSGPRRRD
- a CDS encoding LLM class flavin-dependent oxidoreductase, whose translation is MQFGIFTVSDITQDPTTGRTPSEAERIQATLTIAEHAEQVGLDVFALGEHHNPPFWSSSPTTTLAYIAARTRRLILSTATTLITTNDPVKIAEDYAMLQHVSGGRMDLMLGRGNTGPVYPWFGKDIRQGLPLAVENYALLHKLWREDVVDWEGKFRTPLQGFTSTPRPLDGVAPFVWHGSIRTPEIAEQAAYYGDGFFANNIFWPAEHYQRLIDLYRQRYAHYGHGTPQQAIVGLGGQAFMAKNSQDAVAQFRPYFDNAPVYGHGPSLEDFSEMTPLTVGSPQQVIDRYAGMRDIFGDYQRQLFLMDHAGLPLKTVLEQLDFLGGEVVPVLRREFAQGRPADVPDAPTHAARVAAVYGDAAPREARPRANRGDNLSGPSPYQDAPSGAAFGLSGGAR
- a CDS encoding FMN reductase, which translates into the protein MSDRRIAVISAGLSNPSSTRMLADKLAAATRRELLDRGEDVRIDTVELRDLAHDITNNLLTGFAPPALEAAVNTVVSADGLIAVTPIFSTSYSGLFKSFIDILDRDALTGMPVLIGANAGTPRHSLALDYAIRPLFTYLHAEPVSTGVFAASSDWGAPVDDIAPLATRVDRGARELAEAVARRTTRGEGDPFDPATYLGRGRSFGHLLGGLAGE